The sequence TATTTGATTTGGTATCAGTGGAGGTTTATTGGGTAGGTCGGTTCGCTGTTTAAGTTGGTCCTAAACTCTCAAGTGCGAACATGTTGGACATGTTTCGAACGAGATGGAGCAGCCCATTGTCTTTGACATTCACGGCCATCGTCATTTTGCTGGCAGCCGATTATTATTGGGTGTGGTGTCGTTCTCGTTTTGTTCGCCTCATCGACGCTCTGCCCGGACCGAAACCGCTTCCCTTATTGGGAAACCTCCTCGATGTTGCCAACATTCCTCTGGATGgtatatcaattgtttttttttttttgtttttaagtatttaattttttaaattcaaattcaacggAAAGatgcaaattattttgtttggtcCACAGAGATTGTCCTGAGCGTGAGCCGCTATAATCCAATTTACAAATTGTGGATCGGTTTCTATCCAACGGTTGTCATTGCCCATCCTGAACTGTGGAAAGTAAAattcgcattttttttctaaattgttcAATAACCATTCCACGATTTGTTCTGTCCCATTCCCACAGCCGATTTTGTCGAGCCACAAATTATTGGCAAGGCCACACGAATacaagttttcttttcctgaaaACAGCCTCACGAATTTAACAGGCGAGATATAACAACACCATTTAAATCATTTCATATGATTCTATAATTATTCATCCAGCAGGCGAACTGTGGAGGGAACGTCGTAGCCTGCTGAATCCAGCGTTCCATTTTCAAATCCTCAACGGGTTCGTGGAGAATTTCAACGACTTGAGCCTCGACTGCGCTGCCAAAATGACAGAAAGTCTTGGTCGGACTggacaaaaagaaatgaacgtcttttccatcatgtccAAGCTGGTCTTGGATATTCTTTGCGGTAGAATCTATTAGCAAGTTAATTACAAGTATTTACTaaggtaaaatttaattgaaaaatccaAGAAACTTCAATGGGAGGAAAAGTTTGGAGTGAGGAAGAATCGACGAAATTCGCCAAAGGGATCGACGTGTCAGTTTATGTCAAATGAAACTGGACAATTCTGATTGATTTGAATTAACCTAATGTCCCGACAGATTGGAAAATATCTTTAGGTAACGCCTGATACATAAACCCTGGCTGAGGATCGATTGGATTTTCAAATTGACTTCACTTTACCGCCAACAAAAGCAGGTCCTATCAGATACTAATGCTTCCGTTGACAAGGTATTAATGTTGGTCTACAACAATGTTTTATGCGTTCAGTCGTATTGAATATCAATCAGGTTATTAAAAATCGTCGCCAATCGCACAGACGAAAGGCGGAGAAGCACTCTGGCCAATCAGATGATTCAGTGTCCACCATTGACGAGAATTCACGACCAAGTATAACCGATCAATTCTTATAATCAAATTCCCAAGTGTCGCCAACATAACTTCAAATAATATCAGAGGAGAGATTGGCCTTTCTGGATTTGTTGATGGTAAAGGCGTCGGAGGAGAATTCTGATATGAGTGATGAAGTATTAAGAAATGAAGTTTCTACCTTCATGGCTGCGGTAagcaattgcaaattaataatggaaataattggacttttgaaatattttgaacgaTATAGGGTCTCGATTCAACAGCTGTCGCCTTTAACTGGTTCCTCTATCTCATCGCCAAGCATCCCGATCACCAGGtttataattaattcaaatgtaAGAGctaaacacacacaattttAGTTCGTTtatgacacaaaaaaaaacagatattgGTGATGGAAGAATTGGATCTGATTTTTGGCGATTCCGATCGGCCGGTGACAGCGCAGGACTTGACTCGGCTCAAATATTTGGAGTGTTGCATCAAGGAAACGTTGAGGATGTATCCACCTTTTCCGGCAGTATCACGATACCTATCGGAGGACGTTCAATCAGGTTATCATTTATTTGCGAATTCGTACATTTATTGCTGAAGTTAATAATAAAGTTTAACTTAGGTGGTTATACCCTACCAAGAGGTCTGACAGTTGTCATCAATATTTTCGCTGCCCACCATGACCCTACGGTTTTCCCTGATCCGGATGCATTCAAGCCGGAGCGATTCCTTCCGGAGAACAGTGTCGGCCGACATCCGTACGCCTTCATTCCATTCAGCGCTGGACCCCGCAATTGCATCGGTGAGTTAAATTACTTTAGCGGAATTTTGTATGGACGTTTAAATAGAATTACAATaatatttcatcattttaCAGCCCAAAAATACGCCATGATGGAGCTGAAAGTTTGTTTGGCGAACATTTTACgacgattgaaattttctcttgttgaTCCGTCGGCTCCGCTAGAAATTCCGTCACCTCAGCTTTTGCTTAAACCCAAGGATAGCGAATGTAACCTCATCGTTTCTAAGAGATTGGACATTTCCTAATGGAATGTATTCACGCATGTGACATTTACACTATTCAGCCGTTTATTGGGTTGGAAAACGAGAGTGTTTCAAGCATGTTTAACTTGTTGGAAAATGTAATGCCAAGTACGAATGTCAGAAAAGTCGAGCACATGTTGTATAAGATCCAACACGATTTCTCTTTCTCAGATCTGATTAAATCTAATAAtcccaatttaaattttcgatagcttataggaataataataacctaatttgaattgcaattttaCAAATAAGTCAGATTACGGATTATTTATCATCGTGTTACGACCTGGTAAGACGGTACCGTAGGTTCCGAAGTGGATGACGATGAAAATTTTAATCGTCTCAGAAGAGTCGTACGAACATCTTTCTCTTCCATCATCGCAAAAGGCTGACCTGCGCTTCGGCAATAAATATCGCCAGCAATTGAAAAATGCAATCAAATAAGATCTTAGAAAATAGATGAATAACCTATGCCATTGCGGGCTGAATGGAATGTGGATTTGTGGAAGGATGGCTATCCAATTGTCTGTtcgggaaataataataagcgcTCCGGGTTTGAAAACGGATGGATCGCGGGTGGGGGAACAATCGAGGATTGCGGTGCAACATTCCGTAGATGAGAATCAAAATATTGCATCTGGCCGGAATGGTATGCTCCCCTGAAAATCGTACCAAATTGTGCGCGGCTTTTGCCCCCCTTATTATTGAATGGAATGATTCATatctcaaaatttaaaaaagatgagCGTCGAATGTATAAGTTTCGAACCAATTTGAATGTCGTGAGCCGACGATCCTTTCGATGAGCCCGCAGAGCGGATATACAATCCCAGGGCTTCTTTGATGCCACATTCCATAAACTTGgaaatgggagagagagatccGCCCTCCATGGAGCAATCACGATCGTCCCGAGTCGCCGAAATGATCCCGAAGCTCTTCCCTACGTAATAAACGTcacaaaagaattttgaaaagcTTCCAGAATGAATTTTGTTTGATATATACTTGGTGTTGCTGTGGGTATAAGACTCGCCATCATGCAGAGTAAAGAAACCAAAGTTACCGAAGTTTTCTGTCGTGTcccttttaagaaaaataaaattaaatgaaacgtCAACGTGAATAATCATCACAACGAAGAGGCGTGTGCGCAATTATATAAATAAGGCGAATGTGTCAATCTTCTGGCGCAGATCTCGGTCGGTTAAATCGTTTTGGGCATCGTCAGGACATTTCGATAAGCAGAAATCGAGCAGAGGCAGATTTCCTCTCTGTTTTGTTAATGAGAAAGACGATAATAAATTAGACCAGTTTAATTAGATTGCAATAGGGATCTCAGTAATATAGGCTCTTCCAACTTCCGCGCTTTTGATTATCACGGCCAGCTGAGCTCGCTCGCGTCTTACCCAAATGACCTACATATAATACGTACCCAATAACAAATAACATTCAGTGAACTTCTTcgctttaagaaaaaaaaaaaaataaataataatattgacaTTGTCTGTGAAGCGGTGAAGAGTTGAACGTTTTTGTTCACGGCCCGTCCAAGTCAAATGAAATTTGGGTCATTCTATAAAAAGATGTGTCgagaatgtttgattgaactgCGACTTTTTGCGTTAGAGATTCGTACAACAATATACGGAGAATCTATCTAACCTATGAACACTGTTGGCGTATTGGCCGTCTCGGTTCGTTTTGGGGCATTTATATCCGCGCGTCCCCATTGCCTTCTCCTATTATTATCGGTGACGGCAAATATTGAACGTACAAATCATTTTCAAGAACGGCATCAGCAGTCTGAAAAAAGGAAGTCGTCGAACGCACCGCAAAATAGAAATGTCAAGTGTGCAACGATATATAGTCAGCAGTGGGTAAACATCGACTATCCGCTCTCACATTCGTCCTTGAACGGCTCCTGGTAGGAGCGAGTTGCGCCAACATGGGAGCCGCAAAGCAGAAGACATCTCTGGCCCTGATTGTTGCCCATGAAAACGTTCAGGATTCGCGTTCAGGATTTTTAAGTGGCGAATGCTGGAGTCAACAACAACCGCCGACGTGATTTCCATTTCTGACCTTTTGGCGGCGACGATTTGAACACATTTCTAAACGTATTTTGTCATCATTAAatctaatcatttttcaaaCCTTTGGCTGGTTATTAATAATCTATACTGCTTTGTCCAGAATGACGTTGCTGGGTAAAATTGGATGGATAAACAATTCAAAGTATGTCGTGTATATTTGTGTGGTTGTCTACTATACAAAGTTTGAGCTATTTACCTCAACAAGCTCTGGAGATGAGATATACTGACGTTGCAGCATTGGGGACACACGAGCAACCAGCGATGATGATTTCGCCATATTTCCGAGGCCATGCACGGTTATATATGTGAAGCGTTTCCAGCGATCCTGCGTGAATAACAAActttgtcaaaaaaaaagcccaaaagtttctccttttctctctctttctattcAGCTTGGCTTATATATTTGCTCGCCGTCCCTCCTTTGATATCCAAAAGGCATTTCCAATCAAAAGTCGAGGAACGACGACGAGGTCCCGGTAATCGCCCAATCGAAATGTTCGACAACTTGGAATGTTGTTCGTTCGTTCGAATAAAACCCAATTCCAGCGACAGATAAATCACGACCACCAGCACCAAAGTGGCCAAAGTTGCGGAATTGATTTCCAGGAGGAAAGACATGACTAAACAAGGAGCACCGGAGAGGATCAAGCCGCTGCCAAACTGAAAATATTTAGGACATCAAAGTTGATACAGAGAAACGAGATTTTCATTCCCTCTCTCATCCCTCTTGACTTCCatataaaaaatctttcataTACCAAACAGAAATGGTACTATTAGATTTACTAttagatttcaattaaaacttATTCCCTTATCGtttttgagcggtttggatTGTTAAGAGgggagtttgattttttatcatttctaatttctatcgatatcttatttCGTAAGCATGCTGATTAGAACAATATTGggcaagtgtcgtctgctttcgttAAGTTAAAAATTTCGAAGAACTGGAAGAAGTCAGCATGAAGTCAGTGATTAAGTTccagatttttattgttagagatttatttgtttttgataacCGTCATACTCtttagcaggtaaataaaactaaaaataccaATTATAGAAGCTATAGAAGAGACCTGTtctaaatttgtgaaatgttacTTCCCAACGACTAGCATTTACCATGTGATACTCTGACGATGCATTGCAGTTTGTTTGTACTAtgaaacctttttcttttttttgcagattCGGGGCCAGAGCCAGACATCATAACCACACAATATGCAAGTTTTTGTTGTGCAGGTGTTAACCTGTCACCAGCACCATTCTCAGGATCAccgcttgggtaatgattttcattacttttatgGACCTGTGACCTACCATAGATATTTTAATGCTGCATTACCTACATCAATACAGTGTATTACATGTAAGCCTTTcattctcccatttattaacaattagggttaACCCAGTGTAATTTCCAACTATTCCTGACTTGTTGTTTCagtcaatattttttcgtaacccattttcttttttatttagataaacagtaTCCCTcttgattggagaaactaccgatgtcggtcgagttacggatctcttttatcccctttctttaaatgtcgtcgtgtacgcccatttgaatgtgggtgtattcacgaggacaccctttttaCCCTATCCCGTCTGCTGGTGTAATTTAactcttcagcggatggatggagcaactgtggatgcctggctgtatttcccaggcataaaccataaaggtaggacaaaattgatctctattcttccttttggacAATTTTGggtggcgttgattataaatcgttaCGTAGTCACGGAGTATGTTTATTCCTGATgagctaggcggttgactgcaactgttttctctctccgtctttgtttttttttctcagataGAGTTCACTAAAACTCTCATTTGCACTGCAAATCAGGCatgttttgtacctcacaagtcacaactttttctgtgggtaaaccatcacatttgaaaatatttgaactttaaacacaagacattttttgtttgaccaagagggaccggccgccacaccggcacttcCTCGTATTGACGTCACTAACGCCTTAAGGCATGTCAAAATTGCCATAATAGATAgccctttttctttgtcgTTTCTAAAAGCATTTGAAtaggaaataaatcaaaagaaactaACCCCCGAATTGACATTGTAAGTAAGGTATATTATTACCGCTGTTTTATTTTGAGACAAAGTAACAAGTATGTATCATTAGACGAGCAATGAACCGTGAATGCTTGTTAATGTGTACTTTTGTGGAGCGCGTTATTAGTTAGTGTACAGCTAGGGAAGAGCTACACGGTTCATGCGTGAGAGAGATGTACAGTCTCATCATCATGTCCAGTAGCTAGAGAGCAACTTgcgggagcagcagcagctctcggGTTATACACATTTTGAGCTGAGGGTGTACAGTATAGTAGTTTCACTTTTGAAAGCAAATAATGGACGAGTTTGGTTGCTGCTATTGCTGGTTGGCAAGGGTTCAAATAAGTTTCGACGCGCTGATGACTGAGATTTAACGAACTTAACAAGTAAATACGGTCGGGCTGCCGCCGTGCTGGTACGTATATAACCGTAACTCACGCTGTAACTCTGACTACACCAGTGTGCCATTGAGAATCGGGGAATAAATACACAGATTGGCTCGACACGGTTTTGCGCCGTCTAGAGAGAGTCTTTCTATACAGTGGGGTGGCTCCCGGGGGATGAATGGACATTGTGCAGGCGAGTGACGTAAACGAAACAAGATTTGCCATAGAGGAGAGAAAGCGAAGAGCTTTTGCTCCGGAAACAAAAGCAACATctccgacgacgacaacaacaacaaaatgaatagaaaaagggACAAACTCATTTATTCGGACGACAGCTAGTCTCGTCTA comes from Daphnia pulicaria isolate SC F1-1A chromosome 11, SC_F0-13Bv2, whole genome shotgun sequence and encodes:
- the LOC124316048 gene encoding cytochrome P450 4c3-like yields the protein MLDMFRTRWSSPLSLTFTAIVILLAADYYWVWCRSRFVRLIDALPGPKPLPLLGNLLDVANIPLDDANYFVWSTEIVLSVSRYNPIYKLWIGFYPTVVIAHPELWKPILSSHKLLARPHEYKFSFPENSLTNLTAGELWRERRSLLNPAFHFQILNGFVENFNDLSLDCAAKMTESLGRTGQKEMNVFSIMSKLVLDILCETSMGGKVWSEEESTKFAKGIDVSVYVK
- the LOC124315681 gene encoding cytochrome P450 4V2-like, with amino-acid sequence MVKASEENSDMSDEVLRNEVSTFMAAGLDSTAVAFNWFLYLIAKHPDHQILVMEELDLIFGDSDRPVTAQDLTRLKYLECCIKETLRMYPPFPAVSRYLSEDVQSGGYTLPRGLTVVINIFAAHHDPTVFPDPDAFKPERFLPENSVGRHPYAFIPFSAGPRNCIAQKYAMMELKVCLANILRRLKFSLVDPSAPLEIPSPQLLLKPKDSECNLIVSKRLDIS